Proteins found in one Ptychodera flava strain L36383 chromosome 16, AS_Pfla_20210202, whole genome shotgun sequence genomic segment:
- the LOC139114966 gene encoding RNA polymerase II-associated protein 1-like: protein MSTVIFTTDYLVEGRIGDPEAVELAELLKVSETSTETTASGFETSNIRSKEPNRGVLLRDAYNNLPSIRACYMTHFGDMVNTVAKSRSKFMVIPHEIESHLLPDFTGALVPMDWMFLPLLQLYNQANQAELMGKSMENLPGHYVTGVTNCLRMIYMLETWRPDSVCQVTMAAKITRLMCVFLTGNDLFLEDTVHYYLLALLKLYTQPAYMDKLDFNVPIPGVASFYDLYIVVLTQYGAVSFGDPLFASFVLLPLQQAYNTQLKKAVWGEHQEVIRSLRIQITQSIVPLERYLTPQETHTELLQMYLSALGSGFVRQMWSPVLYLVAVHHVSGFLFSTVNKTDQVLVKTQFRMLKHVLAMKNKEVQHHLLHYWGFNRESPTGFDLYEEIPANRRGVLQSLQSI, encoded by the exons ATGTCCACAGTCATATTCACCACAGACTACCTGGT GGAAGGCAGGATAGGTGATCCAGAAGCTGTTGAGTTGGCTGAGCTGCTGAAAGTTTCAGAAACAAGTACTGAGACTACAGCATCaggatttgaaacttcaaacataCGCAGTAAAGAGCCAAACAGAGGTGTGTTACTCCGGGATGCCTACAATAATCTACCCAGCATCAGGGCATGTTATATGACACACTTTGGAGACATGGTCAATACCGTAGCTAAGTCAAG GAGTAAGTTCATGGTCATCCCACATGAAATAGAGTCTCACCTCCTACCAGACTTCACTGGTGCTTTAGTTCCAATGGACTGGATGTTCCTCCCACTCTTACAGCTTTACAACCAAGCAAATCAGGC AGAATTAATGGGTAAATCTATGGAGAATCTGCCGGGACATTACGTAACCGGGGTCACTAACTGTCTAAGGATGATCTACATGTTGGAAACATGGAGACCAGATAGTGTTTGTCAAGTTACAATGGCAGCCAAGATAACAAGgttaatgtgtgtgtttttgacAG GAAATGATTTGTTTCTGGAAGACACAGTGCACTACTATCTGCTAGCATTGCTGAAGCTGTACACCCAGCCAGCATACATGGACAAGCTAGACTTCAATGTGCCCATACCAGGAGTTGCTTCATTCTATGATTT GTACATCGTGGTGTTAACGCAGTATGGTGCAGTGTCCTTTGGCGACCCACTGTTTGCTTCGTTTGTACTGCTACCCTTACAACAAGCGTACAACACACAGCTGAAGAAAGCAGTCTGGGGGGAACACCAAGAAGTCATCAGGTCACTCCGCATCCAAATAACACAG AGTATTGTTCCTTTGGAAAGATATCTTACTCCACAAGAAACTCATACTGAACTGCTACAGATGTATTTATCTGCCCTTGGGTCAGGCTTTGTTAGGCAGATGTGGTCTCCAGTGCTGTATCTGGTAGCTGTACACCATGTCAGTGGGTTCCTGTTCAGTACCGTGAACAAGACAGATCAGGTGTTGGTGAAGACTCAGTTCAGGATGCTGAAACATGTACTGGCCATGAAAAACAAG GAAGTTCAACATCACCTCTTGCATTACTGGGGTTTCAACAGAGAATCACCGACTGGATTTGATTTGTATGAAGAGATTCCAGCCAATCGACGGGGTGTGCTGCAGTCACTTCAGTCAATATGA
- the LOC139152828 gene encoding RNA polymerase II-associated protein 1-like: MLDPKLVEFLTSRSKKAATTDVHTEVKTENPKQEIESGDTAMVTESPVEEAKQAQQEVKMPLEPKKEWVNMDTVEKEKMEWMQEVPKPKPGEKKIGIQARFDLQGHVISRDADVPMREGLHHHGEEPEAPGYTLEELFHLSRSAAMNQRVISLQTLAKVIYNYRIDNLGGRLGAPLIPRLIDAGLVFILRWSLDDSSEAGIAAAVDGFKSLLVQPADEECIDKVFPWYRGHEMHPLVPTENDDEDDEDDPEDKDDKNKHETELLEQDVIKGLLKMKFLERIRYILEVCRPAPTVVVNIIQVLTRIARHSPESCHEIMKCPRLMNTLFSAFLPTTWKLTDGSVMENIYGYPVRPVLKLIRVICSAGRNMAAILLTKYNLMSVIVRYTTQDPTDMQLQIGEAYMLSVEAFYTWKVCISYGLASNSISELYPVLMQHLQLFQRLSVLPRPASEGKSTQALYELQLMRSAAVVGLLEMAVHVGATVADLQSQQSMRPQEDEKKTESQPIPSIDWSHVTGLITPVELCCQRWMTEITRTDEPLTDCALTLATSCLNFIVAFYTKITQQPLYNAVDVLQHIEKLVENLLVPFMKSGNFYTYVINLRTYSSYKEDESVMSMKTGCKSLPDLRCHPLDERQHPCIQEHSPFGFMAAYIRLVYIWSKMHKGIAAKFSALIESCYVTSYLEKTCQSMRSAGETLNRHFSRFEHIVLYYIVKFTSKWPSRQKVVTSTLNCTTVLR; encoded by the exons ATGTTAG ATCCAAAACTTGTGGAATTTCTGACATCAAGAAGCAAAAAAGCTGCCACAACTGACGTACATACAGAGGTCAAAACAGAAAATCCAAAACAAGAAATAGAAAGTGGTGACACTGCAATGGTGACTGAGAGTCCAGTGGAAGAAGCAAAGCAAGCCCAACAAG AAGTTAAAATGCCCCTAGAACCAAAGAAGGAGTGGGTCAACATGGACACAGTGGAAAAAGAGAAAATGGAATGGATGCAGGAAGTTCCCAAACCTAAACCTGGAGAGAAGAAGATTGGAATCCAGGCTAGATTTGATCTGCAGGGTCATGTGATCAGCCGGGATGCAGATGTACCAATGAGAGAGGGATTACATCACCATGGTGAAGAACCTGAA GCACCAGGATACACCCTGGAAGAATTATTTCATTTGAGTCGAAGTGCTGCAATGAATCAAAGAGTTATCAGTTTGCAAACTCTGGCTAAAGTTATTTACAAT TACAGGATAGATAACCTAGGAGGGAGACTTGGTGCTCCACTGATACCCAGACTGATAGATGCTGGTTTAGTTTTCATACTCAGATGGTCCCTTGATGATAGCAGTGAGGCTGGTATTGCAGCTGCTGTGGATGGTTTCAAGTCATTGCTGGTACAACCAGCTGATGAG GAGTGTATTGATAAAGTGTTTCCATGGTACCGAGGACATGAGATGCATCCTTTGGTTCCAACtgaaaatgatgatgaagatgatgaggaTGATCCAGAGgacaaagatgacaaaaataaacatgaaacagaATTGCTGGAGCAAGATGTTATCAAG ggtTTACTCAAGATGAAGTTCCTAGAGAGAATTCGATACATACTAGAGGTTTGTAGGCCAGCTCCAACAGTGGTGGTTAACATCATACAAGTACTGACAAGAATTGCCCGGCACTCACCAGAATCTTGTcatgaaatcatgaaatgtcCAAGACTGATGAACACACTGTTCTCTGCCTTCCTGCCGACAACATGGAAACTAACAG ATGGTTCTGTGATGGAGAACATTTATGGTTACCCAGTCCGCCCAGTGTTAAAGTTAATAAGAGTAATCTGTTCAGCTGGTAGAAATATGGCAGCTATCCTT TTGACAAAGTACAACCTGATGTCAGTCATTGTCAGGTACACAACACAGGATCCCACGGACATGCAACTACAGATTGGTGAGGCATACATGCTCAGTGTGGAGGCCTTCTACACATGGAAGGTCTGTATATCCTATGGCCTTGCAAGCAATTCCATATCAGAGCTCTACCCAGTGTTAATGCAGCATTTACAGTTGTTCCAGAGACTATCGGTGCTTCCAAGACCAGCCAGTGAGGGGAAGTCTACACAGGCCCTGTATGAGCTACAGTTGATGAGAAGTGCGGCTGTGGTAGGGTTGTTGGAGATGGCAGTCCATGTCGGTGCAACAGTGGCAGACTTGCAGTCTCAGCAATCAATGAG GCCCCAGGAagatgaaaagaaaacagaatcCCAACCAATCCCGTCCATTGATTGGAGTCATGTGACTGGTCTGATAACACCAGTTGAATTGTGTTGTCAGAGATGGATGACAGAAATTACTCGCACTGATGAGCCATTGACAGACTGCGCCCTCACACTAGCCACCAGCTGTCTCAATTTCATAGTGgctttttacaccaaaattacaCAGCAG CCCTTGTACAATGCAGTAGACGTTCTTCAACACATTGAGAAGTTAGTTGAAAACTTGCTTGTGCCATTCATGAAGTCTGGAAATTTTTACACTTATGTCATAAATCTAAG GACATACTCTTCATACAAAGAAGATGAGTCTGTGATGTCAATGAAGACAGGATGCAAGTCACTGCCAGATTTACGATGTCATCCTTTGGATGAGAGACAACATCCATGTATCCAGGAACATTCACCGTTTGGATTCATGGCTGCATACATCAGACTAGTGTACATATGGTCCAAGATGCATAAAGGAATCGCTGCAAAG TTTTCAGCCCTGATTGAGAGTTGCTATGTGACATCATATCTTGAGAAGACATGTCAAAGTATGAGATCAGCCGGCGAGACACTGAATAGACACTTTTCACGCTTTGAACACATTGTCCTCTACTATATTGTCAAATTTACCAGCAAGTG GCCCAGCAGACAGAAAGTTGTCACCAGTACTCTAAACTGTACCACAGTATTGCGTTGA